One Pieris napi chromosome W, ilPieNapi1.2, whole genome shotgun sequence DNA segment encodes these proteins:
- the LOC125062008 gene encoding homeobox protein invected-like — translation MAAVAPIPGQLNQENSDDEPSPDEERQVTPFSIHDVLKKERETSPENVFATDKLLQSTPNFKDASNPESLRLDDTEISVDDNSCSSNDTVLSVGNENPVNDELSFKHIQTHLNAISQLSHFNTPLLLRPNPIPMFLNQSFYPQVKYQQNEERREDTYRREQKEDRDFNPNLKFSIDNILKADFGRRITDPLKIRKKRFEGKKEFKEISQVRQEVRQEVRQEVRADVKEKGAIDLSKADGSPASSGG, via the coding sequence ATGGCCGCCGTCGCTCCAATTCCCGGTCAACTAAACCAGGAGAACAGCGATGATGAACCTTCGCCCGACGAGGAGAGACAAGTGACGCCGTTCAGCATTCACGACGTGCTCAAAAAGGAAAGAGAAACCAGTCCAGAGAATGTCTTCGCCACGGATAAACTCCTCCAAAGCACTCCGAACTTCAAAGACGCCTCGAACCCTGAAAGCCTACGATTGGACGACACAGAGATAAGTGTTGATGATAATTCGTGCAGCAGCAATGACACAGTATTGTCTGTGGGTAATGAGAACCCAGTAAATGATGAGCTGTCCTTCAAACACATACAAACCCACCTAAACGCCATATCACAGTTGAGTCACTTTAACACACCCTTGCTCCTACGACCGAATCCCATACCGATGTTCTTGAACCAGTCATTCTATCCACAAGTCAAATACCAGCAGAACGAAGAGAGAAGAGAGGACACGTACAGAAGGGAACAGAAGGAGGATAGAGATTTTAATCCAAACCTGAAGTTTAGTATCGATAACATTTTGAAAGCGGATTTTGGTAGACGTATAACTGATCCGCTGAAGATTAGGAAAAAGAGGTTCGAGGGGAAGAAGGAGTTTAAGGAGATCAGTCAGGTTCGACAGGAGGTCAGGCAGGAGGTGAGACAGGAGGTTAGAGCAGATGTTAAGGAAAAGGGGGCGATAGATTTGTCTAAAGCAGATGGCAGTCCGGCGTCCAGTGGAGGTTAG